ACGTGGACGGCGTGGGCAAGGTGACGCGCATCGAGCCGCGGGAGGAGCTGGTGCTAATCGACTTCACGCTGCCCGAGGAAGTGGTCGGCGTGACGGTGCTGCACGGCTCCATCACGCTCAACGGCATCAGCCTTACGGTGAACGACCTGCCGGAGCCCGGCATCTGCCAGGTGTCCATCATCCCGTTCACCTGGGAGCATACCTCCATCCGCGATCTGAATGTCGGCGATGCGGTGAACGTGGAGGGCGACATGATCGGCAAGTTCGTCCGCAACCTCCTGGGCGCCCCCGTGCGCGGCGGCGAGCCCGGCGGCGCGGCCCGCGAGCACGTTCTGCGCGCGTGGGGGTACCAGTGAGGCTGCGCGCGTTCGCGTTCCTCGCCCTGGCGGCGTGCGGAAACGCGGACGCGCCGCGCGAGCCGAAGGCGAACGCGCTCGCCGCCTCGAAAGCCGCCGAGGTCCCGGACACGGCAGGGGTGATGGCGGAGCTCCGGCGCATCGCCAGCGAGTCGGGCGGCACCGTGGGCGTGGCGGCGATTCACGTGGAGACGGGGCAGCGGCTCGCGCTGAACGCCCGCCAGCCGTACCCCATGGCGAGCACGTTCAAGCTGCCGCTGGGGCTGGCCATCCTGGCGCGCGTGGACAGCGGCCGGATTTCGCTGGACGACTCGCTGGACGTGACCCCGGCAGATTTCAGGCTTCCGCCCAACCCGATCGTCGATTCCGTCGGGCCGGCGGGGGGCAGGGCGACGGTGAGGGCGCTGCTCCGGTCGATGCTCGTCGACAGCGACAACGCCGCGGCGGACCGCCTTCTGCGCGTGGTCGGTGGGCCGGCGGTCGCCACGGAGCACCTGCGCTCGCGTGGCATCCAGGGCATCCGGATCGACCGCAGCGAGGGCCAGGTGTCCTGGGACTACAACGGCGTGAATGACGTGCCGCCACCCGCGCAGTGGTCCCTGGCAGAGTTCGAACGCCGCACGAGCGCGGTCGCCGCCAGCGAACGGGAGGCGGCGCGGGCGCGGTTCTGGGCCGATCCGCGCGACACGGCGGCGCCCGAGGCATTCGCGGCGCTGCTCGTGCAGGTGCAAAAGGGCGAGGGTCTGTCGGCGGAGAGCCGGCGGCTGGTGCTGGACGCGATGGAGCGCTCGCCCCGGGGGCGCAACCGCATCCGCGCGGGGGTCCCTGAGGGCACGACGGTGGGCGACCGGACGGGTACCATCGGCCGCAGCACTAACGACATCGGCCTGATCACGCTGCCCGACGGCTCGCACGTGGCGCTGGCGGTGATGGTGAAGATGTCCACGCGCACTACCGAGGACGAGGAGCGCACGATCGCCCGTGTGGCGCGGGCCGTGTACGACCACTTCGCGCGACAGGCGAAGTCCTGATTTTTGATCTTGCAGACGGCGAGGGAGAGATGCCGTTCGATACGATAGAAGAAGCGCTGCGCGACATCCGCGACGGCAAGATGGTGATCGTCGCCGACGACGAGGACCGCGAGAACGAGGGCGACCTCGTCTGCGCGGCCTCGGCCATCACGCCCGAGATCATCAACTTCATGGCCACCCACGGCCGCGGGCTGATCTGCCTGGCGCTCACTGCCGAGCGCGCGGACGAGCTGGAGCTGAAGCCCATGAGCGAGCACAACACCGAGGCGCTGCAGACGGCGTTCACGGTGTCCATCGATGCCGCCCACCGCTTCGGCGTCACCACGGGGATCAGCGCGTGGGACCGCGCCAAGACCATCCAGGTG
This sequence is a window from Longimicrobium sp.. Protein-coding genes within it:
- the bla gene encoding class A beta-lactamase, whose translation is MGVPVRLRAFAFLALAACGNADAPREPKANALAASKAAEVPDTAGVMAELRRIASESGGTVGVAAIHVETGQRLALNARQPYPMASTFKLPLGLAILARVDSGRISLDDSLDVTPADFRLPPNPIVDSVGPAGGRATVRALLRSMLVDSDNAAADRLLRVVGGPAVATEHLRSRGIQGIRIDRSEGQVSWDYNGVNDVPPPAQWSLAEFERRTSAVAASEREAARARFWADPRDTAAPEAFAALLVQVQKGEGLSAESRRLVLDAMERSPRGRNRIRAGVPEGTTVGDRTGTIGRSTNDIGLITLPDGSHVALAVMVKMSTRTTEDEERTIARVARAVYDHFARQAKS